The following is a genomic window from Azospirillaceae bacterium.
TTTGATGAAGCCTGTTGCAACCGGCGGCGGCACTGGGCAAAGTGCCGCCCGCGTGGGCCTGTAGCTCAACGGTTAGAGCCGGCCGCTCATAACGGTCTGGTTGCAGGTTCGAGTCCTGCCGGGCCCACCATTCCCCATATTATCCGCTCAGCGCCTTCCCGCCCCCGTCGTGTCCCGCAGCAGGGCCAGGAAATCGCCGAAGCCGTGGCTTTGCACCTGGACGTGGTCGCGGGCGATGGCGGCCGCGCGCTCGCCTTCGTGGGCGAAGATCGCCTCCAGCAGGGCGCCGTGTTCGGCGCGTGACGACTTGACGCGGTTGGGCAGGCGCAGTTGCAGCCGGCGGTAGGGGCGCAGGCGGCGTAGCAGGGCGGTGGTCTGCTCTTCCAGGAAGCGGTTGTGGCTGGCGCGGTAGAGCGCCAGGTGGAAGGATTCGTTGCGCCGGTAGTACTCGTCCGGGTCGGCCGCCTTCTCGCCGCAGCACAGGCTGTGGGCGGTGGTCAGGGCCGCCTTGTCCTCCGCCGTCAGGCGGCGGGCGGCCAGGGCGGCGCACACGCCCTCCATCTCCGCCATTGTCTCGAACATCTCAAGGATCACATGGGGATCGGGCTGCGGCACGATGGCGCCGCGCCGGGGCCGAATCTCCACCATTCCCGCCGCCGCCAGCTGTTGCAGGGCCTCGCGCACCGGGGTGCGCGAGGCGCCGAAGCGGGCCGCCAGTTCGGTCTCATCCAGGTGGGACCCGGGCATGATCACGCCGGTGGCGATCTCCTCCTCCAGGGTCTCATGAATGACCGCCGAGCGCCGGCGCGTGCCCGCCCCGGCCTCATCCTCTTGCACCGTGTCCATGCCACTTTCCGTGTTCGTGCGGCCCCTGCCCATTAAACCAATGCGGGTGGGGTGGGGCTACCTCAAGATTCGTGCCCCCTTGCGTTATGTCAAGGAACACGGTTTGCTGTCGTGTATACATAACAGCGCATCTTGAATACACATTGGGCGTAAGCCCATCTGGGGAGGCAGCGCCGGCCCCGTTGTGACAGGCAAAAAGTTTCAAAACGCCGCCCCGGGAGGGGGCGACGGTGTTCAAAGGGCGGAGTGAGGGGCCCGGTTCCTGACGCCAGGGCCCATGCCCGCCCGTTCTTCAGGCCAGTGCGTAGCCTGGCCGAACCCGAGGATGC
Proteins encoded in this region:
- a CDS encoding GntR family transcriptional regulator encodes the protein MDTVQEDEAGAGTRRRSAVIHETLEEEIATGVIMPGSHLDETELAARFGASRTPVREALQQLAAAGMVEIRPRRGAIVPQPDPHVILEMFETMAEMEGVCAALAARRLTAEDKAALTTAHSLCCGEKAADPDEYYRRNESFHLALYRASHNRFLEEQTTALLRRLRPYRRLQLRLPNRVKSSRAEHGALLEAIFAHEGERAAAIARDHVQVQSHGFGDFLALLRDTTGAGRR